In Turicibacter sanguinis, a genomic segment contains:
- the acpS gene encoding holo-ACP synthase has product MLKGIGTDIVEINRISSLNHKERFVKKLLSNDEYQLFLNFKSEKRQHEFLAGRWAVKEALYKALGTYCDGKSYTEFSILNDENGKPYLDKPQLEDIHLSLSHCEQYAVAFVVVESN; this is encoded by the coding sequence ATGTTGAAAGGAATTGGAACAGATATTGTTGAGATTAATCGTATCAGTTCTTTAAATCATAAAGAAAGATTTGTTAAAAAGTTACTAAGCAATGATGAGTATCAACTATTTTTAAATTTTAAATCTGAGAAAAGACAACATGAGTTTTTAGCCGGACGCTGGGCAGTAAAAGAAGCGTTATATAAGGCTCTTGGAACTTACTGTGATGGCAAATCATATACTGAGTTTAGTATTTTAAATGATGAAAATGGAAAACCATATTTAGATAAGCCTCAGTTAGAAGACATTCATTTGAGTTTAAGTCATTGCGAACAATATGCAGTGGCATTTGTTGTTGTAGAATCAAATTAA
- a CDS encoding DUF378 domain-containing protein, translating to MAIIQRIALVLTIIGAINWGLIGFFEFDLVAYLFGGQTAIISRVIYGLVGIAGLINIALLFSSRND from the coding sequence ATGGCTATTATTCAGCGTATTGCATTAGTTCTAACAATTATTGGTGCAATAAATTGGGGACTAATTGGATTTTTTGAATTTGATTTAGTTGCTTACTTATTTGGTGGGCAAACAGCAATTATTTCAAGAGTTATTTATGGATTAGTTGGAATCGCAGGACTTATAAATATTGCTCTACTCTTCTCTAGTAGAAATGACTAA
- a CDS encoding LolA family protein, with protein sequence MKKLCLVFAVMLTVLLAGCGEMSQQDVVDKLTSNLDDAKSYYATGVMEVDNNGQMYQYNVEVAYQQPNYYKVTLKNETTNNEQIILKNDDGVYVLTPALNKQFKFQSDWPLSSSQVYLYQSLLSDILNDTETSFLSEDDCYTFETVANYHGNRDLTTQKVVFDKKSLTPTEVYVMDAEGTPRVSMKFTSFKFNEDLADGYFDCQQTMEYSQETMGEGVINTLTGELYPSYLPEGTTLSNKQSIETEMGERIIMTFDGDKDFTMIQEPASYSETGNLETVAGEPVLINGTIGALSDNSITWVDRGVEFFLVSETLEEDELVSVASSMTSYFEK encoded by the coding sequence ATGAAGAAATTATGTTTAGTGTTCGCAGTAATGCTTACCGTGCTATTAGCAGGATGCGGAGAAATGTCACAGCAAGACGTCGTAGATAAGTTAACAAGTAATCTCGACGATGCGAAGTCTTATTATGCAACTGGGGTTATGGAAGTTGATAATAATGGACAAATGTATCAATACAACGTAGAAGTGGCTTACCAACAACCAAATTACTACAAAGTAACATTGAAAAATGAAACAACTAACAATGAACAAATCATCTTAAAAAATGACGATGGAGTTTATGTTTTAACACCAGCGTTAAACAAACAATTTAAATTCCAAAGTGATTGGCCATTATCAAGTTCACAAGTGTATTTATATCAATCATTATTATCAGATATCTTAAATGATACTGAAACTTCATTCTTATCTGAAGACGATTGCTATACATTTGAGACAGTAGCTAATTATCATGGAAATCGTGATTTAACAACACAAAAAGTGGTGTTTGATAAAAAATCATTAACACCAACTGAAGTGTATGTGATGGATGCGGAGGGAACACCACGCGTTTCAATGAAATTTACATCATTCAAATTTAATGAGGATTTAGCTGATGGATATTTTGATTGTCAACAAACAATGGAGTATTCTCAAGAAACAATGGGCGAAGGTGTAATTAACACATTAACAGGTGAATTGTATCCTTCATATTTACCAGAGGGAACAACTCTTTCAAATAAACAATCAATTGAAACTGAAATGGGTGAACGTATTATTATGACGTTCGATGGAGATAAAGACTTCACAATGATTCAAGAACCAGCTTCTTATTCAGAAACTGGTAATCTTGAAACAGTGGCAGGAGAGCCTGTTTTAATTAACGGAACAATTGGAGCTTTAAGCGACAATTCAATTACTTGGGTTGATCGTGGAGTAGAGTTTTTCTTAGTTTCTGAAACATTAGAAGAAGATGAATTAGTATCTGTTGCTTCTTCTATGACTAGTTATTTTGAAAAATAA